A single window of Calonectris borealis chromosome 31, bCalBor7.hap1.2, whole genome shotgun sequence DNA harbors:
- the WIZ gene encoding protein Wiz isoform X8, with amino-acid sequence MAASTSSQPKVTKAAAAPRPRDRDRGGDGEPEPEAAPEPVLAPEEEELVAMEVGSPPLPKKSAPAGQLDQPPARIGTKLSPEPPGSKPEPQDSKTQNLTTCEVCGACFETRKGLSSHARSHLRQLGVAESESSGAPIDLLYELMKQKGKPDGSPMSPTLGKKSGSPKDASSSPRPTLLALGKAGDRPPDGPVNKAIKSPPGFSKNLSQPGSPILKKVPPALSGSPSPKNPEEKSSKLSLSPLQSSPKAQWPQADEEGPLNLTSGSEPVRDIRCEFCGEYFENRKGLSSHARSHLRQMGVTEWYVNGSPIDTLREILKRRTQPRSSASNPTGPGQKAMAKTLLGSMGSLEPRGPGEIHIHTLTKKVQQPGSPMGQSPTSSPPPTARKMFPGLSPPSLQKKLKQDHLRVEIKREMMSGGLHGEPHPSDRAWSPREEMSPLNLSSRADPVRDIRCEFCGEYFENRKGLSSHARSHLRQMGVTEWSVNGSPIDTLREILKKKSKPCVIKKEPHTSTIEPPKSIGDEGTDPKSPGKILQGMALPPLGGRTGKPGPGSSTLNREISLSPLTSKPQGGFLTPLSAKRPLQDDRLGPHADVKHKAYIQTELPFKTKSVHDKPAHTSSEACCELCGLYFENRKALASHARAHLRQFGVTEWCVNGSPIETLSEWIRHRPQKAGAYRSYIQGGRPFTKKFRNSSHARDHDGGGGGARRMPLSLQTGGVTLLSKGLTGDLAHGDAGKILDGGSGGERPMITSPLSLVKVEEHQRSNINKFERRQARPLETPLHREEEGGEFQQKMEETRQPPPRMRPVPSLVPRPPQTSLVKFVGNIYTLKCRFCEVEFQGPLSIQEEWVRHLQRHILEMNFSKADPLRGEDPPPPEPPTLAEAQ; translated from the exons GAGCCTCCCGGGAgcaaaccagagcctcaggactCCAAAA cCCAGAACCTTACGACGTGCGAAGTGTGCGGCGCCTGCTTCGAAACCCGCAAAGGCTTATCCAGCCACGCCCGATCTCACCTACGGCAACTCGGCGTAGCCGAATCGGAGAGCAGCGGGGCTCCCATCGATTTGCTTTACGAACTGATGAAACAAAAAGGCAAACCCGACGGCAGCCCCATGTCTCCCACCCTCGGCAAAAAATCCGGTTCCCCCAAAGACGCCTCCAGTTCCCCTCGACCCACGCTCCTGGCGCTCGGCAAGGCCGGCGATCGCCCGCCGGACGGTCCCGTTAATAAAGCCATCAAATCCCCTCCCGGCTTCTCAAAAAACCTCTCGCAACCGGGATCCCCCATCCTTAAGAAGGTGCCACCCGCTCTTTCGGGGTCCCCGTCTCCGAAAAATCCCGAGGAGAAGAGCTCCAAGCTCTCGCTGAGCCCCCTGCAGAGCTCCCCAAAAGCACAGTGGCCGCAGGCGGATGAGGAAGGACCCCTCAATTTAA CCTCGGGGTCGGAGCCGGTGCGAGACATCCGCTGCGAGTTTTGCGGCGAATACTTCGAGAACCGCAAAGGTTTGTCGAGTCACGCTCGATCCCACCTCCGACAAATGGGGGTGACCGAGTGGTACGTCAACGGCTCGCCCATCGATACGCTACGGGAGATCCTTAAACGGAGAACCCAACCGCGGAGCAGCGCCTCTAATCCCACCGGACCCGGGCAAAAAGCCATGGCCAAGACCCTCTTGGGCAGCATGGGATCCTTGGAGCCGCGCGGTCCCGGAGAGATTCACATCCACACCCTCACCAAGAAGGTCCAGCAACCCGGCAGCCCCATGGGGCAATCTCCTACCTCATCCCCACCTCCCACCGCCCGGAAGATGTTTCCAggcctttctcctccctccttgcaGAAGAAACTCAAACAAGATCATCTGAGGGTGGAAATCAAGCGGGAGATGATGTCGGGAGGACTTCACGGAGAACCTCACCCCTCCGACCGAGCCTGGTCCCCGCGGGAGGAGATGTCTCCCTTGAACCTCT CCTCCCGAGCCGACCCGGTGCGAGACATCCGCTGCGAATTTTGCGGCGAATATTTCGAAAACCGCAAAGGTTTGTCGAGCCACGCTCGATCTCACCTCCGGCAAATGGGGGTGACCGAGTGGTCGGTCAACGGTTCGCCCATCGACACGCTCCGGGAAATCCTCAAGAAGAAATCCAAACCTTGCGTTATCAAGAAGGAACCGCACACCTCCACCATCGAACCTCCTAAATCTATCGGGGACGAAGGGACGGATCCCAAATCCCCTGGAAAAATCCTACAGGGAATGGCTCTGCCTCCCCTGGGCGGGCGGACGGGGAAACCCGGCCCCGGCAGTTCCACCTTGAACCGGGAGATCTCCTTGTCGCCTCTCACCAGCAAACCCCAGGGCGGTTTCCTGACGCCCTTGTCTGCCAAACGGCCGTTACAGGACGATCGCTTGGGTCCTCACGCCGACGTCAAGCACAAGGCCTACATCCAGACCGAGCTGCCCTTCAAAACCAAGTCCGTGCACGACAAACCCGCGCACACCT CCAGCGAAGCCTGCTGCGAGCTCTGCGGCCTCTACTTCGAAAACCGCAAAGCCTTGGCCAGCCACGCGCGGGCGCATCTCCGGCAATTCGGCGTCACCGAATGGTGCGTTAACGGTTCGCCCATCGAGACCCTCAGCGAATGGATCCGACATCGACCCCAAAAAGCCGGCGCTTACCGTAGCTACATCCAAGGCGGACGACCCTTCACTAAGAAATTCCGTAATTCTTCCCACGCCCGGGATcacgacggcggcggcggcggcgctcgcCGGATGCCGCTCAGCCTTCAAACCGGCGGCGTGACCCTTCTGAGCAAAGGATTGACGGGGGATTTGGCTCACGGCGATGCCGGAAAAATCCTGGATGGGGGAAGCGGCGGTGAGCGGCCCATGATCACTTCCCCCCTCTCGTTGGTGAAGGTGGAGGAACATCAACGCTCCAACATCAACA AGTTCGAACGGAGGCAAGCGAGACCCCTGGAAACCCCGCTCCAccgggaagaggaagggggggaattccaacagaaaatggaggaaacgcggcagccgccgccgcggatGAGGCCGGTGCCTTCCCTGGTCCCTCGCCCGCCGCAAACCTCCTTGGTGAAGTTCGTGGGGAACATCTACACCCTCAAATGCAG GTTCTGCGAGGTGGAATTCCAAGGTCCCCTCTCCATCCAGGAGGAATGGGTACGGCATCTCCAGCGGCACATCCTGGAAATGAATTTCTCCAAAGCGGATCCTTTACGGGGCGAAGATCCCCCCCCACCCGAACCCCCCACCCTCGCCGAGGCTCAGTAA